Proteins encoded by one window of Bacteroidota bacterium:
- a CDS encoding TonB-dependent receptor: protein MIKQSHKFLIVLLLQFTFVSIFSQTTITGVVRDSLTNETLVGANIRLQSDPTVGAGTDIDGAFTLSSPVASGKLIISFVGYKTKEINFSGPGNLNIVLRSESALDEVIVVGYGTQKKSDITGSISSTKNEEFADQPISNIAGSIQGKVSGIDIRNASGTPGAGLLVSVRGQNNPLYVVDGIPMISESNSSISTSFDLQGNSVGNGQNISSISDINPDDIESIEILKDASAASIYGARAANGVILITTKRGKAGKTNFSLNYYTGIQQVSRPIDFLSSEELVDLINEARLNDLNAYNADPTIFGEDYDPALSTNELPESWNTGVNTNWMDEIFQNAPINDIEFSASGGNDKTTFFISNSYFDQQGIVIESFYKRYSSRLNLDHKINDKFSMGENLSLSFSNNRRSLNDNVYTGTVTNAIGASPLMPVYDEDGNYANFEDYQASWLSDNPVLSTKEIIPGTKSFRTLGSVFGEYKITQQLKFRSTWSIDYTNLSDDIYFSPLTTDAETVGGKATNSNFTQTVWLGENILSYDKPLNNKSAINAIAGFTLQESNSDYLSISGQGFPIGTDLQDVSSAALITGGESFSSRWALVSFLGRVNYNIQSKYLFSLSARADGSSRFSPENQFGFFPAGSAGWHMSDETFWPSALFISDLKLRASYGITGDQEIGNYQYISFWSPVGYNGQSGVGPRNLADENLKWQTNKMLNIGIDYELWEGRISGSLEYYKGNKTDLLSEDVIPGTTGFGSITRNYGNIENSGVELSANAYLIDRKDFDWSFSFNISYLHNEIIDLSTDSILISAYNDLTSTHILAEGQPVGSFWGVPYEGVDPETGDPIYTDTNGDGIIDDDDAVIIGKATPDFYGGFSTNVKYKKFDLGIAATFTIGNDVYNLIRSTYQTGGWSDYGWDEDYFLYQVYANNSHVIDDRWQQPGDVTDIPRASLFNYNYYSNSSQSIEDGSHLRIREVSLGYTIKPANTNLYQSLRVYVQVQNAYIFTKYTGFDPEVSSTGGGAPQTAGVDYAAYPQARTYMLGFNFKF from the coding sequence ATGATTAAACAATCACACAAATTTCTGATTGTATTGCTGTTGCAATTTACTTTCGTATCTATTTTTTCTCAAACAACAATTACAGGCGTTGTGAGAGATTCATTAACAAACGAAACGCTTGTTGGCGCAAATATCCGTTTGCAAAGTGATCCTACTGTAGGCGCAGGAACAGATATAGATGGCGCCTTTACTTTATCATCACCTGTTGCATCCGGGAAACTTATAATTTCTTTTGTAGGATATAAAACAAAAGAAATTAATTTTTCAGGCCCAGGGAATTTGAATATTGTTTTGCGATCGGAAAGTGCTCTCGATGAAGTGATAGTTGTAGGATACGGCACGCAAAAGAAAAGTGATATCACAGGATCTATTTCCTCCACAAAAAATGAAGAATTCGCCGATCAGCCCATTTCAAATATAGCCGGAAGTATACAGGGAAAAGTTTCGGGAATTGATATTCGAAATGCTTCCGGAACACCAGGTGCGGGTTTATTGGTAAGTGTTAGAGGACAAAATAATCCACTTTATGTGGTGGATGGAATTCCCATGATAAGTGAAAGTAATTCCTCCATTTCCACTTCTTTTGATCTGCAGGGAAATTCCGTTGGAAACGGACAGAATATTAGTTCTATTTCTGACATTAATCCTGACGATATTGAATCCATAGAAATATTAAAAGATGCATCCGCTGCTTCTATTTATGGAGCTCGTGCAGCTAACGGAGTAATTTTAATTACCACAAAAAGAGGTAAGGCCGGTAAAACAAATTTTAGTTTGAATTATTATACCGGAATTCAACAGGTAAGCAGGCCAATTGATTTTTTAAGTTCAGAAGAATTGGTTGATCTGATAAATGAGGCCCGTTTAAATGATCTAAATGCATACAATGCCGATCCAACTATTTTCGGGGAGGATTATGATCCTGCATTGTCGACAAATGAATTACCGGAAAGTTGGAATACAGGTGTTAACACAAACTGGATGGATGAAATTTTTCAAAATGCACCTATTAACGACATTGAATTTTCGGCATCAGGTGGAAATGATAAAACAACTTTTTTTATCAGTAATTCCTATTTCGATCAACAGGGAATTGTAATTGAATCATTTTATAAAAGATATTCCAGCAGATTAAATCTTGATCATAAGATCAACGATAAATTTTCGATGGGTGAAAATCTTTCCCTCAGCTTTTCCAATAACAGAAGAAGTTTAAACGATAATGTTTATACAGGAACAGTTACAAATGCTATAGGAGCCTCTCCATTAATGCCTGTATATGATGAGGATGGAAATTATGCGAACTTCGAAGATTATCAGGCGAGCTGGTTAAGTGATAATCCTGTTTTATCTACAAAAGAAATAATTCCCGGAACAAAAAGTTTCCGCACTTTGGGAAGTGTTTTCGGGGAATATAAAATAACCCAACAATTAAAATTCAGAAGTACCTGGAGCATTGATTATACCAATTTAAGTGATGATATTTATTTTAGTCCTTTAACTACCGATGCAGAAACAGTTGGTGGAAAAGCCACTAATAGCAATTTTACACAAACAGTTTGGCTGGGCGAAAATATTTTGAGTTACGATAAACCATTAAATAATAAAAGTGCAATAAATGCAATTGCAGGATTTACACTACAGGAATCGAACAGCGATTATTTAAGTATCAGTGGTCAGGGATTTCCTATTGGAACAGATCTGCAGGATGTTTCCAGTGCTGCATTAATTACAGGTGGAGAAAGTTTTTCCAGCAGATGGGCGCTTGTTTCTTTTTTGGGAAGAGTTAATTATAATATACAAAGTAAATATTTATTTTCACTGAGTGCGAGAGCAGATGGATCTTCTCGTTTTTCACCGGAAAATCAATTTGGATTTTTTCCCGCAGGATCCGCAGGGTGGCATATGAGCGATGAAACTTTTTGGCCAAGTGCATTATTTATTTCTGATCTGAAATTAAGAGCGAGTTATGGTATTACAGGTGATCAGGAGATTGGAAATTATCAATATATTTCATTTTGGTCGCCGGTGGGTTACAACGGACAATCAGGAGTTGGTCCTCGTAATTTAGCAGATGAAAATTTAAAATGGCAAACAAATAAAATGCTCAATATCGGTATCGATTATGAATTGTGGGAAGGAAGAATTAGTGGGTCACTGGAATATTATAAAGGTAATAAAACTGATCTGCTAAGTGAAGATGTTATTCCCGGAACTACAGGTTTTGGAAGCATAACCAGAAATTATGGAAATATAGAAAACAGTGGAGTGGAATTATCTGCCAATGCATATTTAATTGACAGAAAAGATTTTGATTGGTCGTTCTCCTTTAATATCAGTTATTTACATAATGAAATTATTGATCTTAGTACGGATAGTATTTTAATTAGTGCGTATAATGATCTTACCTCGACACATATTTTAGCAGAAGGGCAACCTGTAGGATCTTTCTGGGGTGTTCCTTACGAAGGTGTTGATCCTGAAACCGGTGATCCAATTTATACCGATACAAATGGTGATGGAATTATTGATGATGATGATGCAGTTATTATTGGAAAGGCCACACCTGATTTTTATGGAGGCTTTAGCACCAATGTAAAATATAAAAAATTCGATCTGGGAATTGCAGCAACCTTTACCATTGGAAATGATGTGTATAATTTGATAAGATCAACATATCAAACAGGTGGATGGAGTGATTATGGATGGGATGAGGATTATTTTTTATATCAGGTGTATGCAAATAATTCGCATGTAATTGACGATCGCTGGCAACAACCGGGTGATGTTACGGATATTCCGCGAGCATCTTTATTTAATTATAATTATTATTCCAACTCCTCACAAAGTATTGAAGATGGATCGCATTTACGTATTCGTGAAGTGAGTTTAGGGTATACTATCAAACCTGCAAATACGAATTTATATCAGAGTTTGAGGGTGTATGTGCAAGTTCAAAATGCATACATATTTACAAAATATACAGGATTTGATCCTGAGGTGAGTTCCACCGGTGGTGGCGCCCCACAAACAGCAGGAGTTGATTATGCGGCTTATCCGCAGGCGAGAACATATATGCTGGGATTTAACTTTAAATTTTAA
- a CDS encoding RagB/SusD family nutrient uptake outer membrane protein — MKKQNIFLPIGILFFLVIFSSCEKFLTETSTNDVANGDMFTDLASLESARIGLYNTLQNQYYYGGYYQLLSDAYSDNGATGGYDNADLDEFGLKALTASNIYVENCWIAIYNTIYTANQIITNIDGISDPLLSEELRNDIKGEALTIRALAHFDLLRMWGEHWDITSPLGIPVVTSILSIDDAAIPRNTVVETYDAILTDLLIAESILSDDDLRFDEPTFKGTQFISKTACQALLARTYQYKSDYINAAFYGDLVFGSGLFGPLSGDEFLSIYLSPTNGESIFELQFNVQDKSQFNALTYARPDALRSEVSFLTSEDLKLFFETRDGDIRSQLVDFIANDVSIEPDGRSQKYRGEIFQDNSAFILRFSEMALIKAEAEGFVGGGIDEINTLRGLRGLDPVVIANEEEFLQVLMDERRSELNFEGNRYYDLAHFQLVDEILGEDVLPCFPIPDREIGASGGLLQQYPGY; from the coding sequence ATGAAAAAACAAAATATATTTTTACCAATTGGGATACTGTTTTTCCTGGTAATATTTTCATCCTGTGAAAAATTTCTGACAGAAACATCTACAAATGATGTTGCAAACGGAGATATGTTTACCGACCTTGCAAGTCTCGAAAGTGCACGAATAGGTTTATACAATACTTTGCAAAACCAATATTATTACGGCGGATATTACCAATTGTTAAGTGATGCATACAGCGATAATGGAGCAACAGGTGGATATGACAATGCAGATCTCGATGAATTTGGGTTAAAAGCGTTGACTGCTTCCAATATATATGTTGAAAATTGTTGGATAGCAATTTACAATACTATTTATACTGCAAATCAGATCATTACAAATATTGATGGAATTTCTGATCCGTTATTGTCAGAAGAATTAAGAAATGATATAAAAGGAGAAGCCCTGACCATACGTGCACTTGCACATTTTGATCTACTGCGCATGTGGGGAGAACATTGGGATATTACATCACCACTTGGAATTCCGGTTGTTACATCCATTTTATCAATTGATGATGCGGCCATTCCGAGAAATACCGTAGTAGAAACTTATGATGCGATCTTAACTGATCTTTTAATAGCAGAATCAATTCTAAGTGACGATGATCTGCGTTTTGATGAACCAACATTTAAAGGCACACAATTTATATCTAAAACCGCTTGTCAGGCTTTGTTAGCAAGAACATATCAATATAAAAGTGATTATATAAATGCCGCATTTTACGGTGATCTGGTATTCGGCTCAGGACTTTTTGGCCCTTTGTCAGGGGATGAATTTTTAAGTATATATTTATCTCCTACAAATGGTGAATCCATATTTGAATTACAATTTAATGTGCAGGATAAAAGTCAATTTAATGCACTTACCTATGCAAGACCGGATGCATTAAGAAGTGAAGTTTCCTTTTTAACTTCTGAAGATCTTAAATTGTTTTTTGAAACCAGAGATGGTGATATCAGATCTCAGTTGGTTGACTTTATAGCAAATGATGTAAGTATTGAACCGGATGGCAGGTCTCAAAAGTATCGCGGAGAAATATTTCAGGATAATTCTGCTTTTATACTTCGATTTAGTGAAATGGCTTTGATTAAAGCGGAGGCAGAAGGGTTTGTTGGAGGTGGAATTGATGAGATAAATACTTTGCGCGGTCTTCGTGGTTTAGATCCCGTGGTGATAGCTAATGAAGAAGAATTTTTACAAGTTTTGATGGATGAACGCAGAAGTGAATTAAATTTTGAGGGTAATCGTTATTATGATCTGGCGCATTTCCAATTGGTGGATGAAATATTGGGAGAAGATGTTTTACCTTGTTTCCCAATACCTGATCGTGAGATAGGTGCCAGTGGTGGTTTATTACAACAATATCCGGGGTACTAA
- a CDS encoding NAD-dependent succinate-semialdehyde dehydrogenase, translated as MKKFTSINPFDQSVIAEYVLFDDQKLDTVLSSSEKAFSDWKNTSIDFRADLLNKAAKVLRENREKYAMTISLEMGKILNESRAEVEKCAWNCTYYASHAENMIEKEIIKSDAHKSYVVFEPVGCVFAIMPWNFPFWQVFRFAAPALMAGNTIILKHARNVSGCSLAIESIFREAGFPEHVFQSVIVDSSAMEKIISHDIIQGVTLTGSEIAGSSVASIAGKHIKKTVMELGGSDPLIVLKDANIKNAAKIAIQSRFQNAGQSCIASKRFIVESECKVDFINAILDGVNKLKQGNQLSEETTTGPMAKIDLAEQLEQQEIQSVKLGAIITMGGKRSGANYQPTILENIQPGMQAFDEELFGPIASIIEARDEMHAIAIANNSRYGLGATLFTEDLEKAQLLARKINAGGVFINAMVKSDPRLPFGGIKKSGYGRELSHYGMKEFMNIKTIFLNN; from the coding sequence ATGAAAAAATTCACATCTATAAATCCTTTTGATCAATCTGTAATAGCAGAATATGTTTTGTTTGATGATCAAAAATTGGATACGGTTTTATCCTCTTCTGAAAAAGCATTTTCAGATTGGAAAAATACCTCTATCGATTTTCGCGCAGATCTTTTAAATAAAGCAGCAAAAGTTTTACGTGAGAACAGGGAAAAATATGCGATGACCATTTCATTGGAAATGGGGAAAATATTAAATGAAAGCAGGGCAGAGGTAGAAAAATGTGCATGGAATTGTACTTATTATGCCTCGCATGCAGAAAACATGATAGAAAAGGAGATCATTAAAAGTGATGCCCATAAAAGTTATGTTGTTTTTGAACCAGTAGGTTGTGTTTTTGCAATAATGCCCTGGAATTTTCCTTTCTGGCAGGTATTTCGTTTTGCAGCCCCTGCATTAATGGCGGGAAATACCATTATTTTAAAACATGCCAGAAATGTGAGCGGATGTTCTCTTGCAATTGAAAGTATTTTTCGGGAGGCCGGATTTCCCGAACATGTATTTCAATCTGTAATCGTAGATAGCAGTGCCATGGAAAAAATAATATCTCACGATATAATTCAAGGAGTAACTTTAACGGGCAGTGAAATTGCAGGTAGTTCTGTGGCATCCATTGCAGGTAAACATATTAAAAAAACCGTGATGGAATTAGGAGGTTCCGATCCGCTTATAGTTTTAAAAGATGCCAATATAAAAAATGCTGCAAAAATTGCAATTCAATCGCGATTTCAGAATGCAGGTCAAAGTTGTATCGCTTCCAAACGATTTATTGTTGAAAGTGAATGTAAGGTCGACTTTATAAATGCAATACTCGATGGAGTAAATAAATTAAAACAGGGCAATCAATTATCGGAAGAAACTACCACCGGGCCAATGGCTAAAATTGATCTGGCTGAGCAATTGGAACAACAAGAAATTCAATCGGTAAAACTAGGTGCCATTATTACCATGGGTGGAAAAAGGTCGGGAGCAAATTATCAACCAACTATTTTAGAAAATATTCAACCTGGAATGCAAGCTTTTGATGAGGAATTATTTGGGCCTATAGCAAGTATAATTGAAGCACGCGATGAAATGCACGCGATCGCCATTGCAAATAATAGCAGATATGGATTGGGTGCAACCTTATTTACGGAAGATCTTGAAAAAGCACAATTATTAGCACGAAAAATAAATGCAGGAGGAGTATTTATAAATGCCATGGTAAAATCTGATCCCCGTTTGCCCTTTGGTGGAATTAAAAAATCGGGATATGGAAGGGAGCTGTCGCATTATGGGATGAAGGAGTTTATGAATATTAAAACGATTTTTTTGAACAATTGA
- a CDS encoding aspartate aminotransferase family protein, with translation MKELTKTELLHERRKKLVPNALGIFNPSSVVSARGAIITDADGRKLIDFGGGIGVINAGHCPAPVVKAIQEQAEKFLHTCFNVSIYEQYLDAAEKLISLIPHGENTKVMFTNSGAEAVENAIKIARQATNRSAIICYSQAFHGRTLLASTLTSKVGYKTGFGPYAPEIYRIDFPAYSYFKGYATEDEVSLVHIHKLNDFFNTYVPAKEVAAIIVEPVQGEGGFHVLPKKYLQELRKICDEHGILLILDEIQSGFGRTGKWAAFQHYDIIPDLSTWAKSMGSGMPIGAVMGKTEVMDNINAGTIGGTFSGNAMCCVAVTATLNYMEEININAKGIKVGAKILEAFNAFKEKFPKHISDVRGLGAMMAFELSIDGNITKPDTELCKKLVQRCYEKGLIVLSAGVYGNVIRNLAPLVIEEDDLLKGLLIIEESLMELTQ, from the coding sequence ATGAAGGAATTAACAAAAACAGAATTATTACACGAACGAAGAAAAAAACTTGTACCAAACGCATTGGGAATATTTAATCCTTCGAGTGTGGTGTCGGCGAGGGGTGCAATAATTACGGATGCGGATGGAAGAAAGTTAATAGATTTTGGGGGTGGAATAGGGGTTATTAATGCGGGACATTGTCCGGCGCCTGTGGTTAAGGCAATTCAGGAACAGGCGGAAAAATTTCTGCATACCTGTTTTAATGTTTCTATTTACGAACAATATTTGGATGCGGCGGAGAAATTAATTTCTTTAATTCCACATGGAGAGAATACAAAAGTGATGTTTACAAATAGTGGTGCGGAAGCGGTGGAGAATGCCATTAAAATTGCACGACAGGCAACAAATCGATCTGCAATTATATGTTATTCGCAGGCATTCCATGGAAGAACATTATTAGCTTCAACTCTTACAAGTAAAGTAGGATATAAAACAGGATTCGGACCTTATGCACCTGAAATTTATAGAATAGATTTTCCGGCCTATTCGTATTTTAAAGGTTATGCAACGGAGGATGAAGTAAGTCTTGTGCATATTCATAAATTAAATGATTTTTTTAATACGTATGTGCCGGCAAAAGAGGTTGCAGCAATAATTGTAGAACCAGTTCAAGGTGAAGGTGGATTTCATGTATTACCTAAAAAATATTTACAGGAATTAAGAAAAATATGTGATGAACATGGAATACTTTTAATTCTGGATGAAATACAAAGCGGGTTTGGCAGAACAGGAAAATGGGCAGCATTTCAGCATTATGATATAATTCCTGATCTCAGTACTTGGGCAAAAAGTATGGGAAGCGGAATGCCTATAGGGGCTGTTATGGGTAAAACAGAAGTGATGGATAATATTAATGCAGGAACTATTGGTGGAACATTTTCCGGAAATGCAATGTGCTGTGTTGCTGTAACAGCAACGCTTAATTATATGGAGGAAATTAATATCAATGCAAAAGGAATTAAAGTGGGTGCAAAAATTTTGGAGGCCTTTAATGCTTTTAAAGAAAAATTTCCAAAACATATTTCAGATGTAAGGGGTTTGGGTGCAATGATGGCATTTGAATTAAGTATAGATGGTAATATCACCAAACCAGATACAGAGTTATGTAAAAAACTTGTGCAGCGCTGTTATGAAAAGGGTTTGATCGTACTGAGTGCCGGTGTATATGGAAATGTGATCCGTAACCTCGCACCACTTGTAATAGAGGAGGATGATCTGTTAAAGGGATTATTAATTATAGAAGAAAGTTTGATGGAATTAACACAATAA
- a CDS encoding NAD-dependent succinate-semialdehyde dehydrogenase yields the protein MRKQFINGIWVDANNAGVWDVMNPATDELICTIQFGDGTDCKLAIDAAQNAFKTWSVISPWTRAEILKNAANIIRKNIAEYARDMVMESGKPIAEAKGELNVAANLFEWFAEEGKRSYGKVIPSSRTDKRMQVIYQPMGVIGVVTAWNFPAYNPARAWAAALAAGCTVVAKVSEYTPLTGMNLIAALIEAGIPAGVINLVNGDASKIGNELLNNIHVKKISFTGSTRVGKILMDGASRTNTKLALELGGNAPVIIMADVDVEQVAKTSVNTKFRNCGQVCISPQRFYVHENIYDQFLKAVVKHTELLKIGNGLDPETKLGPLINKNQQQNVLNIIDQAKKENNKILTGGDIMDKGNFIAPVVIDVTNNNSEFINKEIFGPVLPLIKFSTKEEVIAKANDTPYGLAAYIWTNNLNDAIYLSEKLEFGMVGINEWAPQGTEAPFGGWKQSGLGHESGSEGLYEYLEKKLISIGNL from the coding sequence ATGAGAAAACAATTTATTAACGGAATTTGGGTGGATGCAAATAATGCAGGTGTTTGGGATGTGATGAATCCCGCAACAGATGAATTAATTTGTACGATTCAATTTGGTGATGGTACAGATTGTAAGTTGGCAATAGATGCAGCGCAAAATGCATTTAAAACATGGAGTGTAATTTCACCCTGGACACGTGCTGAAATATTAAAAAATGCTGCAAATATTATCCGAAAAAATATTGCAGAATATGCCCGCGATATGGTAATGGAAAGTGGCAAACCGATTGCAGAGGCTAAGGGTGAATTAAATGTGGCAGCAAATTTATTTGAATGGTTTGCAGAGGAAGGAAAACGCAGTTATGGTAAAGTAATTCCATCATCAAGAACCGATAAACGAATGCAGGTAATATATCAGCCAATGGGTGTGATTGGTGTAGTTACCGCTTGGAATTTTCCTGCCTATAATCCTGCAAGAGCTTGGGCAGCAGCATTGGCAGCCGGGTGTACTGTAGTAGCGAAGGTTAGTGAATATACACCTCTCACAGGAATGAATTTAATTGCTGCATTAATCGAAGCAGGAATTCCCGCAGGAGTAATTAATCTTGTAAATGGTGATGCTTCAAAGATCGGAAATGAATTGTTGAATAATATTCATGTTAAAAAAATAAGTTTTACCGGAAGTACAAGAGTTGGGAAAATATTAATGGATGGAGCATCGCGAACCAATACAAAATTAGCGTTGGAGTTAGGTGGAAATGCACCCGTTATTATTATGGCTGATGTGGATGTGGAGCAGGTTGCAAAAACTTCTGTCAATACAAAGTTTCGAAATTGCGGACAAGTTTGTATTTCCCCCCAAAGATTTTATGTTCACGAAAATATTTATGATCAATTTCTAAAAGCAGTTGTAAAACACACAGAATTATTAAAAATAGGAAATGGGTTGGATCCGGAAACTAAATTAGGACCGCTCATTAATAAAAATCAACAACAAAATGTTTTAAATATCATTGATCAGGCCAAAAAGGAAAATAATAAAATTTTAACCGGTGGTGATATAATGGATAAAGGAAATTTTATTGCACCGGTAGTGATTGATGTTACTAATAATAATTCTGAATTTATAAATAAAGAAATTTTTGGTCCGGTATTGCCTTTAATTAAATTTTCCACAAAGGAGGAAGTAATTGCCAAAGCAAATGATACACCTTATGGCCTGGCTGCTTATATCTGGACCAATAATTTAAATGATGCAATTTATCTATCCGAAAAATTGGAGTTTGGAATGGTAGGGATAAATGAATGGGCACCACAGGGAACTGAGGCACCTTTCGGAGGTTGGAAACAAAGCGGATTAGGCCATGAAAGTGGAAGTGAAGGGCTGTACGAGTATTTAGAAAAAAAATTAATAAGCATAGGAAATTTATAA
- a CDS encoding sodium:proton antiporter, with protein MEEFYFGWLSIIPPLVVILVSILLRSSFEGLLIGCLAGFIMIDGWGFFDGFITSLYAVMTDEDTVWVIVVCGLYGSIMALMIRSGGAKKFGERMLERIQTKRQALMGTWLLGIFVFIDDYLSALTTGITMRNVTDKFKIPREYLAYIVNTLSPPLCVIVPISTWTLFIGVQLEESGFAASGEGLKTYFSIIPFVAYGWISVLMVPLFIYGVIPMFGKMKKAIHRAETTDEIIPEGTKLSSVHFEIFPKLVNPKARYFLIPMLVVLIATMAFQDFSTPGIEIDALKGVLIGVAFTFLYFLIRKLSTVQELTETIFSGFNSMLFALALVVISLMLKEVGDKMGLTQYVINSVSPYVSREFLPVIIFISLSVISFTTGSSWGLYVVAIPIVIPLAQSIDSNVLLNIGAIISAGVFGANACLYSDATILTSQSCETNNMQHGLTQLPLALLAFGFSCIVYVILGFIF; from the coding sequence ATGGAAGAATTCTATTTCGGCTGGTTATCCATAATCCCACCACTGGTGGTAATTCTCGTTTCCATCTTATTGCGCTCCTCTTTTGAAGGATTATTAATCGGATGCCTTGCAGGATTTATAATGATAGATGGTTGGGGATTTTTTGATGGATTTATCACCTCACTTTATGCGGTGATGACCGATGAAGATACAGTATGGGTAATTGTGGTTTGCGGATTATATGGTTCCATCATGGCCTTGATGATCAGAAGTGGAGGTGCGAAAAAATTTGGAGAAAGAATGTTGGAGCGAATTCAAACTAAACGTCAGGCGTTGATGGGCACATGGTTATTGGGAATATTTGTTTTTATTGATGATTATTTAAGCGCATTAACAACCGGTATTACCATGCGGAATGTTACCGATAAATTTAAAATACCTAGAGAATATTTAGCCTATATTGTTAATACGTTATCACCGCCATTATGTGTGATAGTTCCCATTTCCACATGGACTTTATTTATAGGAGTACAATTAGAAGAATCCGGATTTGCCGCGTCGGGTGAAGGGTTAAAAACATATTTTTCTATTATCCCTTTTGTTGCCTACGGCTGGATATCGGTTTTAATGGTGCCACTTTTTATTTATGGAGTAATTCCAATGTTCGGCAAAATGAAAAAGGCAATTCACAGAGCAGAAACTACCGATGAAATAATTCCCGAAGGAACAAAATTATCGAGTGTTCACTTTGAAATATTTCCTAAACTGGTAAATCCGAAAGCGCGTTATTTTTTAATACCGATGTTGGTAGTCCTTATTGCAACTATGGCGTTTCAGGATTTTTCCACTCCTGGAATTGAAATTGATGCTCTCAAGGGAGTGCTTATTGGAGTTGCATTTACTTTTTTATATTTTTTAATTCGCAAATTGTCTACTGTTCAGGAATTAACCGAAACAATATTTTCCGGATTTAATTCTATGTTATTCGCATTGGCATTGGTTGTGATTTCACTCATGTTGAAAGAGGTTGGTGATAAAATGGGATTAACTCAATATGTGATCAATTCAGTTTCGCCTTATGTGAGCAGAGAATTTTTACCCGTCATTATTTTTATTTCACTTTCTGTGATCTCCTTTACCACGGGTTCGAGTTGGGGACTATATGTTGTAGCGATTCCTATTGTTATACCGCTTGCACAATCCATCGATTCAAATGTGCTGTTAAATATTGGAGCAATAATAAGTGCCGGAGTTTTTGGTGCAAATGCATGTTTATATTCTGACGCCACTATATTAACCTCTCAAAGTTGTGAAACCAATAATATGCAACACGGCTTAACACAGCTGCCCCTGGCATTATTGGCATTTGGTTTTAGTTGCATCGTATATGTAATATTGGGATTTATTTTTTAA
- a CDS encoding GNAT family N-acetyltransferase, with protein sequence MNKIHYINNGILFTNTREEHASALEELQYIVFPNLAENEILQAEHYLKHLKIFPEGQLVALDNNKVIGGTTTMRYNFDLNDPVHHTFNETVAGGWLTNHDPEGEWLYGIDVSVHPDYRGRGVAKEFYKIRSEIAKKLGCKGQLTVGMLNGYINYKDHLTIDEYYLKVKSHEIFDPTVSVQEKIGFEIKGLIKNYLNDPTCGNAGAIIVMYR encoded by the coding sequence TTGAATAAGATTCATTATATAAATAACGGTATATTATTTACAAATACCCGTGAAGAACATGCTTCAGCCTTGGAAGAACTTCAGTATATTGTATTTCCAAACCTTGCGGAGAATGAAATATTGCAGGCGGAACATTATCTAAAACATCTTAAAATTTTCCCCGAGGGACAGTTGGTAGCTCTCGACAACAATAAAGTAATAGGTGGAACAACCACAATGCGTTATAATTTTGACCTTAATGATCCCGTTCATCATACTTTTAATGAAACCGTAGCAGGAGGCTGGCTCACAAATCACGATCCAGAAGGGGAATGGTTATATGGAATTGATGTAAGCGTACATCCAGATTATCGCGGTCGCGGTGTTGCAAAAGAATTTTACAAAATACGAAGTGAGATCGCCAAAAAACTTGGATGTAAAGGGCAGTTAACCGTTGGAATGCTCAATGGATATATTAATTATAAAGATCATTTGACCATTGACGAGTATTATTTAAAAGTAAAGTCTCACGAAATTTTTGATCCAACCGTTTCTGTTCAGGAAAAAATAGGATTTGAAATAAAAGGATTGATAAAAAATTATCTTAATGACCCCACTTGTGGTAATGCGGGAGCGATAATAGTGATGTACCGATGA